The window atgtTAGGAGTTCAGTATTAGTGATTTTAGACGCAGCTAAAGTTAATGCTGGGTGGAGTTACAATCAAAAGAAGTACAATAACCATCAGACATTATGTAATGTGCTAATGAAGTCTATTATGGCACTAGAGTTCAGTATTAGTTGTATCACCTACAAGAATAGATGTACAGTCAACTGGAATAGTTGTTGCTCTTTCCATCCTGTTTTTAAGACTGTTTATCTTTGTATATCAGCAGTTTTTCGTTTTAAATGTGGCATAAAGATGTTGGTCGAGTCGAGTGGCTTAGTTAAAGATTAGCCTCTGATCAGTCCATATCACGGGCTGCAGATCTGATTCTCATAGTTTTGTTCTTCTGTTTGTCAGTTTTATTTCATGGCACGACCACTTCTCGTGAGGGCTCTTATTATTTACAAATAGAGATAAGGGTAAAAAACACATTCTAtatatcactttttttttaatatcataTCTACACTcataaggttgagaaaactatctaaactatcactatctagtttgcaaaacacacctgaactaaatGTGTAAAATCACTCTCCAAAAGGCAAGTGAAGCTAaatttttctcaaaaaatttGTTCACATGGCATAAGTACTGCTATGGTGGCACCTacatgaaaattaaaaaataatatttttttataaaaaaaactgtattttttttttaaaaactgcattattttatttaaaaaatcagaattaaaaaaaaacaaatttggattaaaaaaataatttttgtaaaaacaaaaatcaaaaaatttagaaaattagaaaaaaaatgatttaaaaaaatggaaaagttgattttttttttaaatgtgaaaactaaataatcagttttcttaattttttttttaaataacttttccattttttaaacattttatttattttctataatttttgatatttttttacaaaaattattatttttcagttttttttaaaaacaaatagtttttttttttttaaatttccatgtaggtggcattgtgacattatttatccacgtggacaacacttgacaatatttttatataaaatggagagtgtAGATTACATgtcattcaagaataatttgaggtgtgttttgtaaattagatagtgataatttaggtagttttctcaaccttctgaTAGTTTACGTATGAAACTCAAAAAACTGTGATAGCTAAGGTGTGATTTTGACCCTTATCTCTTTACAAATACTTGCTCTTCTTGAGCTTGTTACACTTGCCACCCACTAGTTGTCGTGAACAATTCGGACTAAACAACATGTACAGTTCTTCTTGCTGGTATCTACTTTGTTTTTGACACGTTATGAAGTTTGACTATAAACTCTTGAAGAAATGAAAAACTTGAAACTTACCTTCGCGATATATTCTCAACAATAGTATGTGATACTACGGCTCAAACTTTGAGTAGTGCAAATTCTAAAACTTCATATTTGAGAATTGAGATAGATGAATTGAGTAGTGTCAACGTATTACTTGAAAGAATTTTGATAGTCGAATGCTAATTGGGGAATTTCACACATAATTGTGTAGCAACTGTTGGACAAGTCTCGGATGTTGGACATTGGGCATGCTTGGGGCGCAGAGGCGCTTGGGAAATAAGCCTCGCGACACAAGCAGCCACACCTGTTCCTCGGGGCATTTTCTAAGTATCTCGCCCTCAACACGGGGAAAAAGTCTATTATCTTGCGCAAGTGCTTGTGTTTGATATCAAGGAATGGACTTGTTGAACTAGACCGTGATAAGAATATTGGATTTCGTAAAAACAAAAGGACTAACAGCTATgactgattttaaaaaaaatctctaaGCAATTTCATATAATTTTGGATGGTGAAGCTTGTTAAAGCACAAACTTCAGATCCCATTGATAACACTGAACTCATTGAATGTCACGAGAACACATGGAAAGTTTTGGTTTGGgaacttttttcttctttttcttttcatttttggaaACCTTTTTtgctaaacttttttttttttttaaccacaaATTGAAAATTTAATCAATTGCTTACTTCCAAAGCAAGAGTgactttctttcttacgaatacATACGCAAATTTTAAAGCGGAAccaagttttcttttcttttcctgaATTTATATGGAAAACAAGTATTATCACTTTTTTGCTCCCTATAGATTAAGTAAACCTAATCCTCATATTTGTAGGACTTGAGACTTATAAATAAAACAAGACAATTTACCTCCAAAAGTGAATCATCCAAAATAAAAGAGAGCTATAAATTAAGCAAACAACACgaccaagaagaagaagaagaagacgacgaGAATAGTTATAATGACGCTCTCATGATTATATGCCATGTTCTCACATGAAGAAGCTCCAAAAAAGGAGTTGGCCAGGCAACTTACATGGGTAGAGGGAGATGGGGAATATTTGAGGAATCTGATCGCTAATACTAAGAATCCATCTCTTTCTCCACCTTCATGTAAACCTAACTTTTGTTGTCCAATATTTAGTAGAGATAAGCACGAGACCTCATATAAGGGAAATAATTATTATATTAACAGGCAAAAATACATTAATAGTTACAAGATGAGCAATAATGGAAGCACAACTCAAAAAATCAAGAAGTAGCTCAATTTCAAAGAGAAAAAGAATGGTACTTCAGTGAAAAACGACTCCGGAACTTCTCAGCTTCCAGTATCAATCCCAGGGATAATATTCTCCGCCCATGCTACTGTTTTTTCCAAGTTGTTTTTTCTTTCAACGGTGTTTAGTGGTGTACTCGAATTTCTACGTGTAATATTAGTATATAGTTAATAATTAGATATTGAACCTCCTTAGTGAAAATTCTATCTCGGCCATAGCTCCACGTTTAGAAATAGGAATATGTGATGAATGTAAATTTCAATTTTATGCACTCTTGTTTAAGTGATTGGACTTTTTGCAAGATTTGGTGAAAATTCCCCAAGCTTACGGTATTCTTTGTTCTATTAATCTTCAGAGAATGCAATTGAAAAATATCTTTGTTAAGTTATAAACTCTCATGTTGGCGGCCTATTATAAATCTTATTAACTTGTAAATAAAATTCCAAACATTGATTGAAAAACTTGCAATTCAACGCAAGAAACAAAACAACATGTTGTCATGAAAGACCATATTACTTTTAAAACCAAAGCAAACAACAAATGATACTTACTGAAGCTAGAAGGAAGCAATTTCTTCTATGCAAGGTTTGATGGAGGGCGGGCCAACGAGGGCGGATCATAGAGAAGAACTGACAGGCTATAGGTTGAAAGTTTCTAAGGAAGGTCTGCAGTACATGATATCTTAGGTGAATCTCACATTAATATAGAATTGAGCAAAGTGAAAAACTTTATAAAGCATAACACAAATTCATAGGGTAAGCATAGGCGCTTGGGACCGACAAAAGAGGTTACTACGACTGATTTTATAGAGTCCGTggcattttgcacccttaatgtgtgctctttttttcaacttgcaccctatcctattttttttttatgatttaaaccccaatctctttatttccttgcaaaacaataaattcaccttttttataaatttatcatgagggcaaaataggaatacaaataatatatctttttttccttcaatttatttattttattagaactgcaacaacaataaattttattttcaaagctctttttttatttttttattttaagtgatatttctctatcaatagttgctaaacatttggagttcttattgttacaagtttgtcgtttttcctttataaattagtagtaattaaattataaaggaaaaacgacaaacttgtaacaataagaactccaaatgtttagcaactattgatagagaaatatcacttaaaataaaaaaataaaaaaagagctttgaaaataaaatttattgttgttgcagttctaataaaataaataaattgaaggaaaaaaagatatattatttgtattcctattttgccctcatggtaaatttataaaaagggtgaatttattgttttgcaaggaaataaagagattggggtttaaatcataaaaaaaaataggatagggtgcaagttgaaaaaaagagcacacattaagggtgcaaaatgccACGGACCCGATTTTATATGaataagtttaaaaaaaaatcactaagcattttcatataattttggtGAAGCTTTGTTAAAACACACACTTCAGATCCCATTTATAACACTGAACTCATTGAACATCACAAGAATATATTGCACAACTATACACAAACTGATATATACCAGCTTGAAACAAGCTGATCTCCCCTCATAATTTAAACACATAATTCACACAAGTTCAGAAACACATAAAGAATCCCCCCAAGACCCTCACTGTTGTATCAGAGATCATTCTTGAAGAGGATAATAAGGGGTGGCAATCAAGTAAAGCTCACACTTTCTTGCTGCGGTTATTGCAGAAAACTCAGTCATATCCAAATCCTCAGGCTTCACACCATCAGGGAGTTTCCAATCAAAATGATATAGCAATTTAGCTAGTGGAAGATAAGCATTTATCAAACCAAATGAAATTCCAGGACACATTCTCCTTCCAGAACCAAATGGAAGATACTCAAAATTATTCCCCATGAAATCCACTGAGCTCTGCTCGAATCTCTCAGGCATAAAGCTTTCCGCGTCTTCCCAATACTTCGGGTCCCTCCCCATCGCATAAACATTAACCATGACTCTTGTTTTTAAAGGGATAGTGTATCCATTGATGTTTGTTTCTTCCCTACATTCTCTTGGAACTAAAAGAGGGAGTGGAGGATGAAGTCTCAAGGTTTCTTTTACAACTTGTTTTAAGTATTTTAGTTCATCAATATCATCCTCATTGAAAATTTCTTTTCCTTTGAATACTTCTCTTACTTCTGCTTGTGCTTTTGCTAACACACTTGGGTTCCTCATCATTTCAGTCATGGCCCacagtgttgttgttgttgaagtttctGTTCCCGCAGAGAACAAGTCCTACATTTcattaaaaataaagaagaatTAACTTAAATAGTCGTCCACCCAATTGTTTATACGAAATAGTCGGcggatgtataatatatgtataaatcatgtataatatgtgtaaaACTGTGTTTCATATATACTGGCTAGGAAAATTACACAGTGAATACAACTGGCTATTTGTGTAAGATCCATTTATTAAAAATTGGGTAATACAGAATGAGTTAATTAAAAGTATAAAATAAGCAGTACAGATCAAAGTTCAAGGCATTTCTTTACTTGATACATGTGGTCAGAtaccttattttattttttgtctaCAAAGTCGAATAACTACTCCTATCCtatgttccaatttatgtggcagTCTTTTCTTTTTAGTACGTAACTACAACTTCAAGAGGGGAATTTGCTCCAAAGTGGGCCTTTATTTTTGCTTTCTCTTCATTCGAGCTTAATTACATCCACTCTCAAACTAGTGGAGAATATTTTTATTACCCTTTCTTAGAAGGGAAGGGAGTTGGTTTATAAAAAGGAATTTCacctttctataattagaaacaacttaactttaaaattgtacttttatccttaatgaaatgatttatagccagacaaatatctaaaaattattttagatcataaatttcaaaagtcttcctttattttttaaattttatgtcaagttaaatggtgtcacataaattgagacgaagaGATTACTCGTTACATCATACATGTGGTCAGGTCCTACAACTGCAAGGAATAGGAATTTTTAAAGCCTTAAGTACTTCAATATCCTCAAATTGTTTTTAAGACGCTTCCATTGATTATTGGTGTGTTAAAAATACATGAGTTTGGCATTCCAAACTTTTGACGTGACGTCACGGGGGATCCAATTAGGTTGATAGTTAATTCATCTAGTTTTATGGTTATAATATTGTGCTACAATACTTTAAGGATCTAATTAACAATATATgtggtccatttttttttttttgtaacttgTAATAGTTCCATAAATGTCCAACACTATGATGACTAGGAGAAATTGGTGCTTTTGACATGATCATTGAGGGTCTGATTAGGTTAATAGTCAATTCATCTAGTTTtatggttataatattgtgaaatAATACTTTAAGAATCTAATTAACAATATCTGTGGTCCATTTTTGCTGGTAACTTGTAATAATTCCACAAATGGACAAAACTACGATGAAGGAGAAATTCATGCTTTTGACATGATCATTGAGGGTCTGATTAGGTTAATAGTCAATTCATCTAGTTTtatggttataatattgtgaaatAATACTTTAAGGATCTAATTAACAATATCTGTGGTCCATTTTTGCTGGTAACTTGTAATAATTCCACAAATGGGCAAAACTACGATGAAGGAGAAATTCATACTTTTGACATGATCATTGAGGATCTAATTAGGTTAATTATATCTAGCTTTATAGCTATAATATGGTGCAATAATAATTTAAGGATCTAATTAACAATATATGTGGTCCATTTTTGCGGGTAGCTTGTACTAATTCCATAAACGGCCAAAACTATGATGACTAGGAGAAATTCGTTTAGCATCAAGGTTGtattagattaaaaaaaaaaaagggaacccCTTTGAAGGGGGAACTCTACGTAAGTTTTTATTCCTAAGTCTCGAACTTCAAAAATCTCGttaagtatataaaaaaaaattattcattttaTCACAGTCCTTGTTGGTATTCGGCTTGTAATTCCATCGAAGAAAGAAATTTTTATAACTAGGAAAAAATTTGTTTAGCTTTAAGGTTTGACTTAATTGGTTATTTTTTTATATAGCAACCCCTGATTTTCTTGATAAATACTCATTCTATTTTCATTTATGCGTCTTCTTTTTAGTATTTTTGAAGAATGTAATTTTCTATAGTCAATAAGTCTTTACCTCCAACATGTcatatgacatgtttaagatcaaAAGATTTAAGgtcatatattttggtatataaatttaatCTTTAgcttaagatcacaagattcaattttttttttttttaaaactccgAATCCAATCAAATTAAGACACAAATAAAGCGGTGCATGAGAGTATTAAGAATAGTTCTTGAGATTTCCCCTCTAAGAATACTTACAATCATAATTGCTTTGATGTTGTCATCGGCGATTGGGATGTGAAGGTCCCCACTCTCCATTAATCTTAGTAGAACATCAACTAAATCTTCGCATCCTAATGCACCATTTGCCTTTTTACCACATGCAATAGTCTTTTTGTGCTCATTGATAACACCCTCAACAATAGCATCAACATTTTTGTGAACTTTCCAAATTCTACTCCTCAATCCACTTAGCACATGAAGGATCTTGATTGAAGGAAAAATATCAGCCACACTAAATCCACCTGCTAATTCCATCAATTCCCTCACAATTCGAATGAATTTCTCTTGATCTTTCAATAATTCTCCAAATGCTGCTTTGCATGTAATTGAGCTCTCGTACCATAAAATCCGTTCTGTAACGTTTACCGGCTTGCCAGGTGTCGATGACCGGATGAATTGCACGAGTCGCGAAGCCTCGTCGCGCCTAATGGAACTAAAGGACCGGACCATCTTGGCGGTGAGAAGTTCCATGACGCATACTTTGCGCATCTGTCTCCAGTAATCCCCGTAAGGACTAAACGCAATATCAGTGCTCTTGTAGAATATTATGTCGAGGGACATTAATTTAGGCCTTGACGCAAAAGCAAGGTCGTGTGTTTTCAGTATCTCTCGCGCCATGTCCACAGAAGAAACCACGACCGTAGAAATTTCACCGAGTTGAAGGTGCATGAAAGGTCCATATTTTTTGCCCAAGTTTGTGAGGGCATGATGGGGAAGTCCACCTTCTAATGCTAAGTGATGGACACTTCCTAGAATAGGCAATTTCCATGGACCTGGAGGCAGTTGTTTGTTTAAGGTTTTCGATTTTTTCCATTCCAATAGTAGTAGAAAGAGGAATGATAAGAAAAGGCATAAGAAAAtgaagttgaatgaaaattgaAACTCCATCAGATCAAAATAGGGGTGTCTCAATTCTCAAGTTCAAAGTTTTGTTGGTATTGCCTTTTTTGTATAGGCTTTCTTTTGGACTAAATATATAATCCTAATGTAAAGGAAATGAATATAATAGCAGTTTTCATCCCTCAGTTGTTGATATAATTCCGATTTGACCCTCGTGATATCTGGCTAAATCACTTTAAACCTTCAATTGATGTATTTAAATCCTTTTGCTGGTGACTGACAAACTATATCGCAAATGTGACACTACTTAATTACCCATTACGTAATGTTAATTTTGTATTGTTATTCAATATTTGAGTGTAATATTGTTCTAGAAATCATTcaaatattatatattttgtaCATAAAACGACAAAAACACATATTTTTGTTAGTTAATGGTTAAATATGCTAAATCATACTGTATTTCATAAGGACCAAAATCCGAGTTCAATAACATAATTGAGGGACTAAAAATGCTTGTCACATATTACTAAGATTATACGTGCAAGACATCACCACTTTTGGCATAAACTAAATGAAAGTTGAATTTGGGATAGAGACCATTTTTAGAATTTAGTATATTTGTTTATCAAACATTTGATGAAAGCAATAAACCAGTTGCTAATTGGGTTCAATTAACACCTGGTTGTTATCAATAGAATAATGACGAAGTCTTTAATATAATGCCAAACCATAATAGATTAACCATTAAATACTAATACAGCCTGCAATGATATGGAAAATATATGCGATATGTAATTCCAATTTTCGTGATAGAGATTCCAGTCGGAAAATTACGACGTCACCTTGTATTATTCGTATTCTAACGATATACGCAAGATTTTGCGTATGTGATATATTGACCTATTGCCACAATTGCTTTTAAACGAGTCTGGATCCAGAGCGATATGATCAACTATACTTTTGAGATTCATATTGATCAATAGATCTTCGCAATTACAAAATCTCTTTCTGCAGTGGCAGCTATTAAACTTTGGCTTTATATTTGAAACAGACAGAAGAAAATTCCAAATTTCGAGGTATATGTTACCCATGTTAATATGTTAGCAGCACCAtcggatatatattttcaaacttGAGTCTAACGTTATTGCAGAAAACTCAGTCATATCCAAATCCTCAGGCTTCACACCATCAGGGAGTTTCCAATCAAAATGATATAGCAATTTAGCTAGTGGAAGATAAGCATTTATCAAACCAAATGAAATTCCAGGACACATTCTCCTTCCAGAACCAAATGGAAGATACTCAAAATTATTCCCCATGAAATCCACTGAGCTCTGCTCGAATCTCTCAGGCATAAAGCTTTCCGCGTCTTCCCAATACTTCGGGTCCCTCCCCATCGCATAAACATTAACCATGACTCTTGTTTTTAAAGGGATAGTGTATCCATTGATGTTTGTTTCTTCCCTACATTCTCTTGGAACTAAAAGAGGGAGTGGAGGATGAAGTCTCAAGGTTTCTTTTACAACTTGTTTTAAGTATTTTAGTTCATCAATATCATCCTCATTGAAAATTTCTTTTCCTTTGAATACTTCTCTTACTTCTGCTTGTGCTTTTGCTAACACACTTGGGTTCCTCATCATTTCAGTCATGGCCCacagtgttgttgttgttgaagtttctGTTCCCGCAGAGAACAAGTCCTACATTTcattaaaaataaagaagaatTAACTTAAATAGTCGTCCACCCAATTGTTTATACGAAATAGTCGGcggatgtataatatatgtataaatcatgtataatatgtgtaaaACTGTGTTTCATATATACTGGCTAGGAAAATTACACAGTGAATACAACTGGCTATTTGTGTAAGATCCATTTATTAAAAATTGGGTAATACAGAATGAGTTAATTAAAAGTATAAAATAAGCAGTACAGATCAAAGTTCAAGGCATTTCTTTACTTGATACATGTGGTCAGAtaccttattttattttttgtctaCAAAGTCGAATAACTACTCCTATCCtatgttccaatttatgtggcagTCTTTTCTTTTTAGTACGTAACTACAACTTCAAGAGGGGAATTTGCTCCAAAGTGGGCCTTTATTTTTGCTTTCTCTTCATTCGAGCTTAATTACATCCACTCTCAAACTAGTGGAGAAATATTTTTATTACCCTTTCTTAGAAGGGAAGGGAGTTGGTTTATAAAAAGGAATTTCacctttctataattagaaacaacttaactttaaaattgtacttttatccttaatgaaatgatttatagccagacaaatatctaaaaattattttagatcataaatttcaaaagtcttcctttattttttaaattttatgtcaagttaaacggtgtcacataaattgagacgaagaGATTACTCGTTACATCATACATGTGGTCAGGTCCTACAACTGCAAGGAATAGGAATTTTTAAAGCCTTAAGTACTTCAATATCCTCAAATTGTTTTTAAGACGCTTCCATTGATTATTGGTGTGTTAAAAATACATGAGTTTGGCATTCCAAACTTTTGACGTGACGTCACGGGGGATCCAATTAGGTTGATAGTTAATTCATCTAGTTTTATGGTTATAATATTGTGCTACAATACTTTAAGGATCTAATTAACAATATATgtggtccattttttttttttgtaacttgTAATAGTTCCATAAATGTCCAACACTATGATGACTAGGAGAAATTGGTGCTTTTGACATGATCATTGAGGGTCTGATTAGGTTAATAGTCAATTCATCTAGTTTtatggttataatattgtgaaatAATACTTTAAGAATCTAATTAACAATATCTGTGGTCCATTTTTGCTGGTAACTTGTAATAATTCCACAAATGGACAAAACTACGATGAAGGAGAAATTCATGCTTTTGACATGATCATTGAGGGTCTGATTAGGTTAATAGTCAATTCATCTAGTTTtatggttataatattgtgaaatAATACTTTAAGGATCTAATTAACAATATCTGTGGTCCATTTTTGCTGGTAACTTGTAATAATTCCACAAATGGACAAAACTACGATGATGATAAATTGTTCCTATTACACACATCTGGCTAAAAATTTTGAAAAGCTTATGCGCATGCTCTCAAGCATTCTTCATTAAGTTAACCACTAAAAATTTGTGATCTCCTTTGATTATAGACATCAAACTCAATTGGAACAAGCCTGTAGACATCAAACTCAATTGGCACAAGCCTGCAGTTTTAAGGCTTATTAAGGCAAATGTGTAGCCAAAGTGATCAAGGGAAACGCGGCAGTTAAATCCCGTAATTTTTACCATATATGTGTTTCCTTCCTATTAGCATGGGTATGAGCAACTAGGCCGGAAAGAACAGACGCTGAGGCAAAAGGGACGGTGATCACCCATAATATTGTGTCTACTGAAATTCAAATCCTGGTTAATGATAGTTTTGGTTCCATTTCAATTATTCATATCGATGTTTGGAGTAAAGCATGGAAGGAGAAGAGAAGAACATCCAAACTTGATCAAACTCAAGAAAAGATATCTCTAAATTTTCTTAAAACATGTTATGAGTTCTATGGCTATAAGAGCATGTCATTACGAATAAAATGAAAGTTTAAAATTACATAAGttcaaatataaaaatatgttatTCTTTTATAAACAAGCTAAAATGAAAAGAATATCATATAAACTGAAACAAAATGAGTAATGTCCCCTTAAGCTGGTCCATACATCACTATTGttcagaaaataagaaaaaagacCATAGTAACATTCTGCATGATAACTGTATCCCGGCTGATTAAGCTTTTAGTACTCTGCTTGCCAAACAGTGCATTTGTGTCTAGAGACCTTATTTTCTTGGAGAGACAACATACTTACTGTGCCGATAATGAAAATGTAATTGTGACCTCTTGTTTCTCTCAACATCTAATCAATAGTTTCAGAACTcccaaaaaccaaaaaaaaaaaaaaaaaaaaaccaaaaaactaCAAGTTCTTCATTCAACAAATTATCCTTTTGCCTAT is drawn from Lycium barbarum isolate Lr01 chromosome 8, ASM1917538v2, whole genome shotgun sequence and contains these coding sequences:
- the LOC132607072 gene encoding premnaspirodiene oxygenase-like — translated: MEFQFSFNFIFLCLFLSFLFLLLLEWKKSKTLNKQLPPGPWKLPILGSVHHLALEGGLPHHALTNLGKKYGPFMHLQLGEISTVVVSSVDMAREILKTHDLAFASRPKLMSLDIIFYKSTDIAFSPYGDYWRQMRKVCVMELLTAKMVRSFSSIRRDEASRLVQFIRSSTPGKPVNVTERILWYESSITCKAAFGELLKDQEKFIRIVRELMELAGGFSVADIFPSIKILHVLSGLRSRIWKVHKNVDAIVEGVINEHKKTIACGKKANGALGCEDLVDVLLRLMESGDLHIPIADDNIKAIMIDLFSAGTETSTTTTLWAMTEMMRNPSVLAKAQAEVREVFKGKEIFNEDDIDELKYLKQVVKETLRLHPPLPLLVPRECREETNINGYTIPLKTRVMVNVYAMGRDPKYWEDAESFMPERFEQSSVDFMGNNFEYLPFGSGRRMCPGISFGLINAYLPLAKLLYHFDWKLPDGVKPEDLDMTEFSAITAARKCELYLIATPYYPLQE
- the LOC132608271 gene encoding premnaspirodiene oxygenase-like, with product MTEMMRNPSVLAKAQAEVREVFKGKEIFNEDDIDELKYLKQVVKETLRLHPPLPLLVPRECREETNINGYTIPLKTRVMVNVYAMGRDPKYWEDAESFMPERFEQSSVDFMGNNFEYLPFGSGRRMCPGISFGLINAYLPLAKLLYHFDWKLPDGVKPEDLDMTEFSAITQSLIAATAERDFVIAKIY